In Colletotrichum higginsianum IMI 349063 chromosome 1, whole genome shotgun sequence, the DNA window TCATTATACCTGACGTGATCAAGAGGTTGTTCAGTCTGTGAGTCATGGGGCTACCAGCGTTCGCATAGTAGGGATGAAGGATCATGGCATGGAGCCGGTAGAGAAGCAGATTCATCACAAGCTTGGCGTATCGCTGGATCGGTATCGTACCATCGAGGAAGTGGTCGTACTTTTCAACCATGCGTCGCCTGAAGTTTTCAATCTTTGTGAGAACAGCAGTCAGTGTGGTTCGTCGACTTTCGAGCCTGCGGCGGTCCAGCCAGATTATTCTCATCATCTCGTTGCACTCAAACCGAATGAGAGATGGCAACGTCGATGTAAAATGCTCGGCTGGCTCAGGGGACGGGCCGGCGGCGTAAAGATCGTTCTCTTCGCAATTGAGCGGAAGCTTCGTGTCGTAATCTTCTCTCCTGATGGCCGGTCTCGGACCTTGTGCTTCACAGGTGCGGATGTCAAGGAAGCACAATTGATGCCAGATGAGCCTCCGAACGTGGGTGTCCAAGGGGTTTAGTCCGTAGGTTTCTCCATCTCTGTGCAGTCCCATACACTCGGCCATTCTCACGGCAGCGCCTACCAGTACGGAGTGGGCTCGGGAAACCTCAGCTCTGCAGAGGGGAAGCTTGGTCAAAAAGTCAGCAATGGACAGAATCATTAAGGGAGACACAAATCTCACCATGTACATGATGAAAGCCTGCATTGTCTCGACTCTCGTCGTACGGAGAAAATTGGCCTTGCCCAGCGCCCTTTCGGTATCGGTCTTCATCCGCTCAATCAGATTGGCCTTGGTGACGCCGAATAATTCTCTGACCGTTGCATCGTCCATGCTGACGGCAGCACTGAACCAGGCCGCAAACATGATGGCCTGCGTAGAGGCACGAGGCTCAATGTTATTGTATACCTCATCCCAGAAATTCCGGTACTCGTTTTCAAATGATGGCCGATGAACACACCGCGCGACGGGATGAACCGCTTGGAAGTACTGCTGGGTAAGACGGTCTGCCGCTTCCTTTTGGGGTAGCCTCCTGTCTAGCGACAAGGCTTCGGATGTGTGGCCGAAGAAAAAGCCGCTCGAGGGGGGGATGTAAGATTCGCCTGGTCTGAGAAAGTCGGGGATTGAGTCGTTGGAGCTTCCGCTGATGACGGACATGGAATCCATGCCGGGTGGTGGGCCGGTGTAACCGGGATACCCAGGTGGCGGCCCACCACGGGGCgggccgcctcgtccggcCCCGCCCATGCCCCTACCGCCCATCATACCCATCATTCCGCCCATGGCGCCACCAGAAGATGGTCCGCCAGGACCACCCTGACCAGATATACCTGCCGAGATCTGACTATCGCGTTAGAAGAGAGTCACTCCGGGAGTATTAAACAGACGTTGGGGCGCTCCGGAGTGAGCCGAACAAAACAGGCAAGAAAGTTGGTAAATGAATAAAAGTGTAATATGTACCTCTTCGGCTATCCTTGGCCTGGACAGGCCGCCGATCCGTTCTGTGATTCGCATACGACCAACTTGGACTCCCAGGTCAATGAGATCGTCGGTTCCgtccgcgtcctcctcgtaTGTCACATCCAGAGCCGTCATGTCGGTAGGCTCGAGATCCCGCTCCTCGGCGAAGTCATCCTCAACATCATCAGCGAGGATAGCTTGCTGCATGGCGGCACGGGACGTGGTTTTGGCGACATCGCGCTCCAACTGGCGCTCGAGGGAGCCGACCTTTTCCTTAATCTCGGTCAGGCGCAATTGGCTTGCCTCATCAAGCTTGGGGCTAAGGTAGACGCAGTCGCGGGAGAACTTCATGCAGTTGACGCATGGTTGAGACTTGTTGCACTTGAGCTTGCGTCGGCGGCACTCGAGGCACGATGTGATCATGCGCATGCGCCTTCTGATGGGCTTGGTGGAGGGACTGGGAGCTCCCGAGACCGAAGCAGCGGGGGAAACAGGACCGGCGGGCGGAGCAGGCCTGCCGTGCGGCACGGACGAGGTGGCCGAGCCAGGAGATTGACCAGCGGGTATGAAGTCCGAGTTGGGCAGGACGCGCGGGCTCGTCATGGAGGGGCCTTGTGCGGAGGGGCTCAAGGGATTCATCGGGTAATACTGTGGCTGACCGTGGGGTGAGTGTGCGGGTGTCTGTAAGTGCGAGTGAGTGTGATGGTAAGCGGCGTGAGCGTGGTGGTCAATGGGATGGGCCGAGTAGACGGCACCACCaggcccggcggcggcggcggcggcggcagcggcatgACGTGCAGCGGAAGAATAGTGACCTGAGTCCATTTGATGGTTGGAAGTTGCACGGCGTCAGATCTCGGATTTCTTGTCAGTGGCCGAGCGCCTGGAAAAGGAGGGTGATATGAATGCCTGTTAAGTCGGGAGTGGAAGCAAACACAACAGTCATTCGTTGAGGAGAGTCGAGGACGTGGTCCAAAGAGAATAGAAACTGGGAACGGTCGAGGATCACCTGGGCTTTCCGGGGGGGTTACGGACGTAAAAAAGGACCTGGTCTGTGGTGGATGCAGGACAGGAGGGGCACTGGTGGGCGGCAATATGTTAGAGGAGGGGGCGGGACATGCAAGAGAGTTGATTTTAGTCTGGCGTGTTGGTGAAGGAGGGGTATCCtggaaagagaagaaggtggtggtggtggtggtggtggtggtggtggtgcaggTTGAGTGGACGAGCAGGCGAGCGCACGACTAAGGGGAGCGAGGGGAGGACAGGTCGGGAGTGGGCGCATGGATGCCTATGTAAGTGATGATGCACCCGTTCAGATATCGCGTTCTGAGGCCTGTCCGGTAGAAGTGTAGCAAGGCCGGTGTATGCCCAATCAGGATTGGATCGAGCTTGAATCCGTTCTGTACGCCGTCCTAGGTCGGTATTCAACAACGAACGGAGGTAAGGTAAGGCGAATGGAGAAtggagaaaaagagagagagagaaagagagagagagaaagagagagagagagagagagagggtgggGCGTGGGCGTGTTGGTGACCCGAGGAGAAAAAGGGACAAacgggggggtggggggtgaCGGGGGAAACATAAacaaaaagagaagaagaaaagacagACTTGGTAGAGACACAGGCAAATCACAATTGGGCAAAAGTAGATAGAACAGAGCAGAAAGAGACGAAAGACGAGACGAACGAAGCTGGCGATGGGCCAAGTGGTGTGGGTGTGGGGAACAGAGGAGGATAAGCAGAGAGTGCAGAGAACGAGGTTTCTAACGTGGTGCCATGTACAAGATACTTCagctggaggggggggtgggggatgggagaggggggaaggatGGACCCCTCGTGCTTTCCCGCTGCCGCGACCACATCACCGCCATACGGGTGTGTGCCAACGGAACAGGCGAGACCACGCCGACAGGCTCGCGGATGGGGTCCGCTGCAGGTACCGGGTACTTCCGGATGCGGGAGGTCATCTTGAGGGTTACGTCTGCACACCGCCCACCCACCCCTGGGCTACTTTCCCTCTGCCTAAGACACACCTCCCCGTTCGGAATGGCGCCGTTCCAACATCACGCAACATCCCGCGACTGCCTGCGACTCTTCTTCGTTAATCTTTGGCCGACACGCTTCTGCTTCAAGCCGCATTCCTTCACCCTCCCATTTATCTCCAGGTAGACCAGAGGTGTACCCATCTCGCCGCGTGCCTTGCGCTTTTGCTACCCCAAATCTGGCCATCACGAATTCTAGCTGCAACCTGAAAGCCCCGGGCTCGTCGTAGGCTCGGCCGGTTCTGGCGGACTGCTGGCCTGCCCCGCCCTGCTTGGCCTTGCTTAGCTGCCGAGTCGCTGGCGCCGGCACGTTCAACCAGCACCCGTTGTGTAGTTAGGTTGTGCCCGTCatgtgctgtgctgtgctgtcTAAAAAATGCCCTGGGCACCACATGCCATTGTGGCCCATGGTCGCGTCCTATCCCGTCCCGTCTTGGGGAGGGGCGGCGTCTGTCTCGTCTGTGTCTTTGGATGAAGAGAAGCGAGCCGTGTCAAAGTTTCACAAGTTCACAACATGCAGGGTTTCTATGGATTTGGTCTTCATTGGCGGTCATCAAATGCAAATACCCTATGCAGTCACTACCAGTGGCCTAAGCCTAGTCATTCTCTGTTCGTACATATGATGCAGACGCCATCCAAgtgggcaggcaggcaggcagtgTGTAATTGACTAGGCCCTGGAGCAAGAACTAATGTCGTCTCAACGGGGGGCGACGGCACAATGTCGGTCGACTTTGATGTCATGAACCGCGGGCCGAACGTCGACCGCGCCCCCTGACTGGCCCATGGCCCCTTTCCCCATAGTCCTTTCTTTTCCGCTACTTGTCTTTCGCTGCATGCAATTCCAAAAGACGAGATGGAAGGAGAAGGCCAGTTGCCAGTAGCCAGTTGCGAGCTGCTTCGGCCGAATGACCCCAAGATTTCCATCATCTCCTAATCGCCGCCACTTGCTGTTGAGCTAAATCTCTGTGACAATTGAACAGAACACCCTGCGATCCAACAGCAGTCGCCCCGGATACATATCTCCATTGGGCTGGACATTGTCTTGACTGATGTACTTGGCGCCCCTTCTCATTTCAAGACCCTCCGCAGTGTCTAAAACCTAACAAACAATGGGGCCGCTTCCATCAGTCTTCCACGCATTCCAGACCTCTCTTCCCAGTCGTCCCCATTGCCATCCGCCCCCGGCAGCACGAACTGGGAGCCTCAAATGGGCACGCCAAGTCACCCAAACAACCCAAAAGCAGCTCCCAGCAGCTTGCCATCCAAAATAGTAATTGCCCGAGACTTCCGGTCGCCGGCCGCCAATGCCAAATCTCTTGCTTTCTTTCACCTAGATAGGTAGTTTATTTCATTTCCTTCTGATTCCTGCCCCGCCGCATTTGAAGCCCTCTCTCTAATGTAAGGTACACGGCATGACATTACACACCttcgcccctcccccttctcttcacCGCCACCCTACTACCTTTTGATCAATGGTCGCTACATGGCATCGTCGTTTTGGTAAGTGACCGCGAATGGGATTCCGTTTGGCAGAAACTCCGCAGTTGTCCACACGCCAAGAAACACGTGGAAAACCCGCCCGCCGAATATTCCACTGAGGCCACAGATACCCTTAAGCACTACGCTACGCTATGCTATGCTATGCTATGCTACGGTgaccccctccctccctgtcTCATCAGCTTTCGGACAAAGAACGTTCCGACCACGCCTCCCGAGAAATGGCACCTCATCCGGACGCATGCGGTTCTGGGTCGGCTTACCCCGTCACCTCGAACTCGCCTTCGGACCCGGCCGAGGAAATAGCCCCGTAACCAAACCCACTGAGAACGCGGGAATCCCTCCCACACTGCTCGTGGCAAGACCAAGGTCAAAGACAAAAAAAAGGAGCTCCTGCGGGTTCGAAACACACCAAACCATTGCAGAACTGCTCCATTGATGGGCCCCGAAGCCTCATCCGTGCCGCCCGCCTTTGCTGCCCTGTACATCTCTCTTGTCTCACACATCAACAATCGACATCCCCCCTTCAAGCTGCTGACGAAAAAGAGTGGTACACCTGACTGCCACTCACCAAAACTACACAATCTAGCAACCAAGACAGATGGAGGAAAAAAACTAGCCTTTTTTCCTCTGTTTTTTTTTATATCTAAGCGTCTCTTTTGGTCAGTATCAAAGGTACGCGGCTAAGTAAGCTCTCATGGAGTCTAAATTATAGATTACGTAGGGAGATGGGAAAGACCCGATTGTTAGAGGGCatatggatggatgggaggCTTGTCTGTGTGTATCACTTGCCCTCCCTTACACCCCCACCCCGCCCTGCCCCTCAAGCTATGGATCAGCAGGGCTAAAACTTGATGTCCCAGGCTTCTCGGTCTTGCCGTCTCACATTCGAGTCACACCTTTTCTTTCACGCCTTGTTCAAGGATCAAGGACAGCATGGCTTCATGTTGCATGCGTGTTTGTGCTCCATTCTCTAACGAGACTTCGTGAAATTCACTCTAGAGCCCGCTGGTTGGCTTGCTGCTGCGCCTTCAGGTACAGCTCATTGTTGGCCGTTCTCCACCGCTGCAGCACTTGGGTGACGACCCGTCGCTCTTCGGGTCCCTGGTATCGCTCTATAAGGTTCAAGAACCAGGCTAGACGACGGGTCCGTCCGAACTCGCCCCTCTTCAACTCCCGAGTGACCACAGACATGATTGCCACGAGAACCTTGTTCGAAAGCGCGATCCCGTTCCCGCAGAGCCAGCCGACGCATAGGCACACATTCCGGTGGGCCATGGCGTCTGTCAAGTGACGCGCCTGCGAGAACCAAACTGCCATGTCCTCCATCAacttcgtcctcctcgtcagcAGCGATGGCCCCATCGGTCCCTTGAAACTCCTCCCCACGCTGCCATCGATCACCATCCAGACATCGCGAGGCATGATAGACTCGTCTTCAATCATGGCTTGGACGTAGTGCGTCCAAGCTGTCCAATCCCAGATTGACCCGAGGCATGCGTCCAACTTGGCCGTGTTGCTATCGAGAAGGAAGAATATCTCGAGCGCCGTGCCGTGGTCGCAACTAGCCATGGCCAGGTGCTTGAAAGGCAGAATCGGTAGCGTTTCCATGGCCTCGTAGTAGCTTCGTACCGAAGCCATGAGCTCATCCTCGCGACCGAGCCGTCTCAACGACTTGAATAAGCTCATCAAGAGCCCCACATGGTTCTTGTCCCTATTCCCCGCGGGCACCAAATCGCAAATGTGGATGCTGAGCAAAGCAAGACTCCATTCAGCATGGTTGGAAGAATCGTGATCCCACGCCGCCTCGATAGATGTGAGGCCGTGCAGGTATCCGCGACTAGCCCATTGTTGAATGAGAAGTCGGCTGAGATCTCGGCCGATGAGGCTTGACACTTCCCGGTCAAAGTAGGCGGACCTGACGCATGCGTCTAAAAGGTAGTCGGTATCAACCAACGGCATGTGTGCTAAGGTCTGCAACCAAAGAAAGCGAAGCTTTTGGCGGGTTTCCTCCTCAAAGACCGCCAAACCTTGGTATACGGCACTCTCAATCTCCTCGAGCAGCACGCCGTGGCCGATAGGCGACAGGCGGCGGAGCGCTGCGCCAATGTCCGCGGCCCGCCCTCGCTCCGTTGAGTGAGACGCAGCTAGCCTCTGCACTGCCGCAATGATGCCCTCGTGGGCATCGTTGACGTACTGGGGAGGCATTGTATCGAGAGTAGTCTGAAACAGAAGAGTCGTCGCGTCACTGGCCGGCAGCTGAGAGATCCGATTCAGCACAAGGTTCCAGAGGCTCGCATCGAACCCCGACGGGCCCAAAACCTCGGAGGATGCGATTCCGTTGACAACGGCCGAAAGAAACATCTCGATAGCTGCGTCGATCACTTCGCCAGCAACACCCGTGTCGATTAAAGACGGCGGGAAGGTTGAAACAGCCATGTCCACGTCCGCGGGATCCAGGAGACCCATGTTTAGATCGTTCTGCAGGCCCCCGATAAAGTTGTAGTATGCCGGGCCGATCGCGTTCGAGGTGGAAGCCGCAACGGCAGCTCGGGCTTTGGCGAGCTGATCGTGGAAGCTGATCTTAGATGGGTTCTCGATTCCAGCTCGATCGGTTTCCACCTGTTTTGGCACGGTACTGTTCGTCCACCATCTCAAGCCCCACGACGCAACAGATTGGCTTCGCTGGCTTCGCTGGCTCCGCAGATCCCTTGTCTCATCCGATGACCGTTTTGTTGGTGGCTGCCATGTCCACTGGCTCAGATCGACCGGGAAGTCAATGGCCCAGGGGGGCAATGTCGGTTGGGTATTCATGTGCAAAtccgtcatcttcctcttgCCCAGCCGCCTCCTGTTCTCCAGTGGGCCGGGCACAGAGCTCGACTTACGCCGCGTGAGCCGTGATACATGGCAGTAGCGCTCGAATGCGCTCGCCAACACGCCGTCCGTGATCCAAATGTTGTCCAAAGGCGTCCGAATCTGTTGCTGGACTGCTCGGCAGCAACGTGCGGTAGGTCGTGACGGCGGCATCTAGAGCGAGTTGCGAAGGTCGGTCGAACGGCAACCCAGGCGACTAGTGATCAATCCTCCGCGATATCTATCAGCCTACGCCATTGTCTGTTGAAGTGTCGAGACTGGTAATGGCAGGCTGCGTCGGGGTCGTTGATTGCCAATTGGCTCGAATTGATTCGATGAGAAGCGGGTTCGGAGCTATTTGGTGAGGCCGTTAGATGGAAAACCGATAATTTGCCAGGGCGGTCGAAAAGAGCTTTGGGGTCGCGGGCCCACCTTCTCAACTTATGGGTACCAATTGTCAAGCCTCGTTGTGGCTGAGTACGCGCAGCTCCGGGCCGGCTACCTCGGCGACCCAGATGCAGGGAACATGCGATCACCATTGGAGGGAGCGTGAATGGGCGGGAAGGGAAGCTTTGGCGGGGTTTTCCAGTAGTCGGACCGCGGGGCATCCTGCACTCACTCATTTGTGCTTCCCGCACCGTCATCTCCAGCATCGGCAATTCGCAACGTTATTCTCACAGCAGGCCGACATTATGGAGTTGACATTTGAACCATTGAAGAATGACCTGCTCCTGCGGGCAGCAAGGGGTAaattctcttcttctccttgaccCGGAACACTCTGCCCAAGTCTCACGCACATATATGCTAACGCTGAACCAGGCGAGACGGTCGAACGCCCGCCATGCTGGATCATGCGGCAAGGTAACGAGCTCCCCCCAAATACCAGGACATGGAATGCACAAGAAAGAGACAGCGTCCTGACATATTGCGTCGCCGCCGCACTA includes these proteins:
- a CDS encoding Fungal specific transcription factor: MDSGHYSSAARHAAAAAAAAAGPGGAVYSAHPIDHHAHAAYHHTHSHLQTPAHSPHGQPQYYPMNPLSPSAQGPSMTSPRVLPNSDFIPAGQSPGSATSSVPHGRPAPPAGPVSPAASVSGAPSPSTKPIRRRMRMITSCLECRRRKLKCNKSQPCVNCMKFSRDCVYLSPKLDEASQLRLTEIKEKVGSLERQLERDVAKTTSRAAMQQAILADDVEDDFAEERDLEPTDMTALDVTYEEDADGTDDLIDLGVQVGRMRITERIGGLSRPRIAEEISAGISGQGGPGGPSSGGAMGGMMGMMGGRGMGGAGRGGPPRGGPPPGYPGYTGPPPGMDSMSVISGSSNDSIPDFLRPGESYIPPSSGFFFGHTSEALSLDRRLPQKEAADRLTQQYFQAVHPVARCVHRPSFENEYRNFWDEVYNNIEPRASTQAIMFAAWFSAAVSMDDATVRELFGVTKANLIERMKTDTERALGKANFLRTTRVETMQAFIMYMVRFVSPLMILSIADFLTKLPLCRAEVSRAHSVLVGAAVRMAECMGLHRDGETYGLNPLDTHVRRLIWHQLCFLDIRTCEAQGPRPAIRREDYDTKLPLNCEENDLYAAGPSPEPAEHFTSTLPSLIRFECNEMMRIIWLDRRRLESRRTTLTAVLTKIENFRRRMVEKYDHFLDGTIPIQRYAKLVMNLLLYRLHAMILHPYYANAGSPMTHRLNNLLITSGIMIVEISIQLDTDQLFHEWSWYLGAYQQYQIALLLATEIYYRPQNQEAHRIWACLDYVFKTDRTLPPEIKGLQILGEIMGKMQTYQGMRKMRAPTGTSRAAPSRNAVGGKNDSAGLQPPPQHYNAQDVQMGFKTEPGMSGGTQQQQQQHSPMSGMGSPGMASPNSQMGGPPPGIVFAGVSNGEAIWSMPPVNADSPESISDGASIGGHRPSQPVNMMNSLEGVDWDIINNLFPHDPNTGELNISGFNDPSLGLMNGYHWVQR
- a CDS encoding Fungal specific transcription factor domain containing protein, giving the protein MPPSRPTARCCRAVQQQIRTPLDNIWITDGVLASAFERYCHVSRLTRRKSSSVPGPLENRRRLGKRKMTDLHMNTQPTLPPWAIDFPVDLSQWTWQPPTKRSSDETRDLRSQRSQRSQSVASWGLRWWTNSTVPKQVETDRAGIENPSKISFHDQLAKARAAVAASTSNAIGPAYYNFIGGLQNDLNMGLLDPADVDMAVSTFPPSLIDTGVAGEVIDAAIEMFLSAVVNGIASSEVLGPSGFDASLWNLVLNRISQLPASDATTLLFQTTLDTMPPQYVNDAHEGIIAAVQRLAASHSTERGRAADIGAALRRLSPIGHGVLLEEIESAVYQGLAVFEEETRQKLRFLWLQTLAHMPLVDTDYLLDACVRSAYFDREVSSLIGRDLSRLLIQQWASRGYLHGLTSIEAAWDHDSSNHAEWSLALLSIHICDLVPAGNRDKNHVGLLMSLFKSLRRLGREDELMASVRSYYEAMETLPILPFKHLAMASCDHGTALEIFFLLDSNTAKLDACLGSIWDWTAWTHYVQAMIEDESIMPRDVWMVIDGSVGRSFKGPMGPSLLTRRTKLMEDMAVWFSQARHLTDAMAHRNVCLCVGWLCGNGIALSNKVLVAIMSVVTRELKRGEFGRTRRLAWFLNLIERYQGPEERRVVTQVLQRWRTANNELYLKAQQQANQRALE